From one Streptomyces sp. R41 genomic stretch:
- a CDS encoding putative leader peptide produces MLRSALLTTRGHIDLLRVASAACRRGR; encoded by the coding sequence ATGTTGCGTTCAGCCTTGCTCACCACGCGCGGTCACATCGACCTGCTGCGGGTGGCCTCCGCCGCGTGTCGCCGCGGCCGCTGA
- a CDS encoding secondary thiamine-phosphate synthase enzyme YjbQ, with product MPDAFSTRVLNVATGSSETVVDLTRDCEAFLREAAAGRDGLLNVFVPHATAGIAIIETGAGSDDDLLAALHSLLPADDRWQHRHGSPGHGRDHVLPALVPPHATLPVLGGRLELGTWQSVCLVDTNRDNPNRQVRLSFLG from the coding sequence ATGCCCGATGCCTTCAGCACCCGTGTCCTGAACGTCGCCACCGGTTCGTCGGAGACGGTCGTCGACCTCACTCGCGATTGCGAGGCCTTCCTCCGGGAGGCGGCGGCTGGCCGCGACGGCCTCCTGAACGTCTTCGTGCCCCACGCAACTGCCGGAATCGCCATCATCGAAACCGGCGCCGGCAGCGACGACGACCTCCTCGCCGCCCTCCACTCCCTGCTCCCCGCAGACGACCGCTGGCAACACCGCCACGGCAGCCCCGGCCACGGCCGCGACCACGTCCTCCCCGCGCTCGTGCCGCCGCACGCGACACTGCCGGTGCTGGGCGGGCGGCTGGAGCTGGGGACGTGGCAGTCGGTGTGTCTGGTGGACACAAATAGGGATAATCCCAACCGTCAGGTGCGGCTGAGCTTCCTGGGCTGA